One stretch of Bordetella avium DNA includes these proteins:
- a CDS encoding ABC transporter permease, with the protein MQATLKRWWDSDLCWSWRHTPVAIVASIILALMLVGSLGAGWVAPHNPFDLTTVELLDALQPPAWSEHGQAKYLLGTDSQGRDLYSAILYGTRVSLLIGLASVALSMLIGIVLGLISGYVGGRVDALIMRVADVQLSFPAILIALLIDGVARAAVPRDLHEIIAFPVLVGAIALAGWPQYARTVRGSTLVEKNREYVQAARVIGVSSPVIMFRHVLPNVTGPVLVLATVHLATAIITEATLSFLGVGVPPTAPSLGTLIRIGNDFLFSGEWWITIFPGAALVLLVLSVNLVGDWLRDALNPRLN; encoded by the coding sequence ATGCAAGCCACACTCAAACGCTGGTGGGACAGCGATCTATGCTGGTCCTGGCGTCACACGCCTGTCGCCATCGTCGCCAGCATCATTCTGGCGCTCATGCTGGTGGGTTCGCTGGGCGCCGGCTGGGTTGCTCCGCACAATCCCTTTGACCTCACCACGGTCGAACTGCTGGATGCCTTGCAGCCGCCGGCCTGGAGCGAACACGGGCAGGCTAAATACCTGTTGGGAACCGACAGCCAGGGTCGTGATCTGTACTCCGCGATTCTCTATGGCACCCGGGTGTCCTTGCTGATCGGTCTGGCTTCCGTTGCGCTGTCCATGCTGATCGGCATCGTGCTCGGCCTGATTTCGGGCTATGTCGGCGGACGGGTCGATGCGCTCATCATGCGCGTGGCCGATGTGCAGCTGTCTTTTCCTGCCATCCTGATCGCGCTGCTGATCGACGGCGTGGCCCGTGCGGCCGTGCCTCGCGATCTGCACGAGATCATCGCCTTCCCGGTGCTGGTCGGGGCCATTGCTCTGGCCGGTTGGCCGCAGTATGCCCGCACGGTGCGCGGTTCGACCCTGGTCGAGAAAAACCGCGAATATGTGCAGGCTGCGCGGGTGATCGGCGTATCCTCGCCTGTCATCATGTTCCGTCATGTGCTGCCCAACGTAACCGGTCCGGTGCTGGTGCTGGCGACTGTGCATCTGGCCACGGCCATTATTACCGAGGCCACCTTGTCCTTTCTCGGCGTGGGCGTGCCGCCTACGGCGCCGTCACTGGGCACGCTGATCCGTATCGGCAATGACTTCCTGTTTTCGGGTGAATGGTGGATCACCATCTTCCCCGGCGCCGCGCTGGTGCTGTTGGTGCTGTCAGTCAATCTGGTGGGCGACTGGCTGCGTGATGCGCTCAACCCGCGGCTGAATTGA
- a CDS encoding ABC transporter ATP-binding protein: MSDALVKVNDAARWFDVSQPWLERVLSRKPRVMLRAVDGVSFEIARGETLALVGESGCGKSTVARMLVGLYGLTRGDIRFDGQPLSRMEERGGKALRSRLQMIFQDPYASLNPRWRVGRIIAEPMLTHTSMTAAERTQRVSELLAQVGLDPADQNRYPHQFSGGQRQRISIARALAVRPEFLVCDEPTSALDVSVQAQVLNLMKDLQRELGLTYLFISHNLAVVHHVADRVGVMYLGRIVEVAGRDALFHRPRHPYTRMLLEAIPDLNGTGKSRTAVAGEVPNPLNPPSGCTFHPRCPHANERCKRESPLSLPAGEGVMVACHAVEEGRLD, from the coding sequence ATGAGCGACGCGCTGGTGAAAGTAAACGATGCGGCGCGCTGGTTCGATGTGTCGCAGCCCTGGCTGGAGCGTGTCCTGTCGCGCAAACCGCGTGTCATGCTGCGCGCCGTCGATGGTGTGTCGTTCGAGATCGCGCGCGGTGAAACCTTGGCGCTGGTCGGCGAGTCCGGCTGCGGAAAATCAACCGTGGCGCGTATGCTGGTCGGGCTTTATGGCCTAACCCGGGGTGACATTCGTTTCGATGGCCAGCCGCTCTCGCGCATGGAGGAGCGCGGCGGCAAGGCCTTGCGCAGCCGTTTGCAAATGATTTTCCAGGATCCCTATGCTAGCCTGAATCCGCGTTGGCGCGTGGGCCGCATCATTGCCGAGCCCATGCTGACACACACCTCCATGACTGCCGCCGAACGTACGCAGCGCGTGTCGGAACTGCTGGCTCAGGTGGGTCTGGATCCGGCCGACCAGAATCGCTATCCGCATCAGTTCTCGGGCGGGCAGCGGCAGCGTATTTCCATAGCCCGCGCATTGGCGGTGCGGCCGGAGTTTCTGGTGTGCGATGAGCCGACCTCGGCGCTGGATGTATCGGTGCAGGCCCAGGTGCTCAATCTGATGAAAGACCTCCAGCGAGAGCTGGGCCTGACCTATCTTTTCATCTCGCACAATCTGGCGGTGGTCCACCATGTCGCCGATCGGGTCGGTGTCATGTATCTGGGCCGTATCGTCGAGGTGGCGGGGCGCGATGCCTTGTTCCACCGCCCGCGCCATCCATACACCCGCATGTTGCTGGAGGCGATTCCGGACCTCAATGGTACGGGCAAATCACGCACCGCCGTGGCCGGCGAGGTTCCCAATCCGCTCAACCCGCCTTCGGGATGTACTTTCCATCCTCGCTGCCCGCACGCCAACGAGCGGTGCAAGCGCGAGTCGCCGCTGTCTTTGCCGGCCGGCGAGGGTGTGATGGTCGCCTGCCATGCAGTCGAGGAAGGCCGCCTGGACTGA
- a CDS encoding ABC transporter ATP-binding protein, with amino-acid sequence MSALLQVNNLSVEFPTRRGVLKALDDVSFSISPGEVLGVVGESGAGKSLTGAAIIGLLEPPGRISGGEILLEGRRIDNLPEEQMRRVRGREIGAVFQDPLTSLNPLYTVGRQLVETILTHLPMTPRQARERAIELLAATGIPAARERIDHYPHQFSGGMRQRVVIALALAAEPKLVVADEPTTALDVSIQAQIIELLKKLCREQGAAVMLITHDMGVIAETADRVAVMYAGRLAEIGPVADVIHRPSHPYTVGLMGSIPTLDGSNQRLVQIDGSMPRLNAIPAGCAFNPRCERKLERCTRDRPELMSAGTSRAACWLLNEEVAA; translated from the coding sequence ATGAGCGCATTGTTGCAAGTGAACAATCTGTCGGTGGAGTTTCCGACGCGGCGTGGCGTTCTGAAGGCGCTGGATGATGTTTCATTTTCCATCTCTCCCGGTGAAGTACTGGGCGTGGTGGGGGAGTCAGGCGCTGGTAAGTCCCTGACGGGTGCGGCCATCATCGGCCTGCTGGAGCCGCCCGGACGCATCAGCGGCGGCGAGATCCTGCTCGAAGGCCGCCGTATCGACAATCTGCCTGAAGAGCAGATGCGGCGGGTGCGCGGGCGCGAGATCGGTGCGGTCTTTCAAGATCCGCTGACCTCGCTCAACCCGCTGTATACCGTTGGCCGTCAATTAGTCGAAACCATTCTGACCCATCTGCCGATGACGCCTCGCCAGGCGCGTGAGCGCGCCATCGAGCTGTTGGCGGCCACGGGCATACCTGCGGCCCGTGAGCGTATCGACCACTACCCGCATCAGTTTTCGGGCGGCATGCGCCAGCGTGTCGTGATCGCGCTGGCCCTGGCGGCTGAACCCAAGCTGGTCGTGGCCGATGAGCCGACCACGGCGCTGGATGTGTCGATCCAGGCGCAGATCATCGAGCTGCTGAAAAAGCTCTGCCGTGAGCAGGGGGCGGCGGTCATGCTCATCACGCACGATATGGGCGTGATTGCGGAGACCGCCGACCGGGTGGCCGTGATGTACGCCGGTCGCCTGGCCGAGATCGGCCCTGTCGCCGATGTCATTCATCGGCCCAGCCATCCCTACACAGTGGGTTTGATGGGGTCCATCCCCACGCTGGATGGCAGCAACCAACGTCTGGTGCAGATTGACGGCAGCATGCCGCGGCTGAATGCCATTCCGGCCGGTTGCGCCTTCAATCCGCGTTGCGAACGCAAACTGGAGCGTTGTACTCGAGATCGTCCTGAGTTGATGTCGGCAGGCACATCGCGTGCAGCCTGTTGGTTGTTGAATGAAGAGGTGGCGGCATGA
- a CDS encoding ABC transporter permease, whose protein sequence is MFAFIIRRLLQAVAVMATVALLAFVLFQYVGDPVTIMLGQDATDAERTELRQKLGLDDPPPVQFVRFVGNALQGDFGISLRQNEPVSSLIKSRLPATLELSFVAALLALLIGLPLGVYTALRRKGFVAQMVLAGSLLGVSLPTFLIGILLILVFSVQLGWLPSYGRGETVSLGWWTTGFLTASGWKHLILPSITLSLFQMTLVLRLVRSEMLEVLRTDYIKFAKARGLKRRAIHFGHALKNTMVPVITITGLQLGGIIAFAIVTETVFQWPGMGLLFIQAVQYADVPVMAAYLCLIALIFVVINLVVDLLYFVVDPRLRSGLTRQGGGH, encoded by the coding sequence ATGTTTGCATTTATTATCCGACGGCTGTTGCAGGCCGTGGCGGTGATGGCCACTGTCGCACTGCTGGCCTTTGTGCTGTTTCAGTACGTGGGCGACCCTGTCACCATCATGCTGGGGCAGGATGCCACTGATGCCGAGCGCACCGAGCTGCGGCAAAAATTGGGTCTCGACGACCCGCCTCCCGTGCAGTTTGTCCGCTTCGTCGGCAATGCGTTGCAGGGTGATTTCGGTATTTCCCTGCGCCAGAACGAGCCCGTTTCCAGTCTGATAAAAAGCCGCTTGCCTGCAACGCTGGAGCTTTCTTTCGTTGCGGCTTTGCTCGCCTTGCTGATCGGCCTGCCCTTGGGGGTGTATACCGCCCTGCGCCGCAAGGGTTTTGTCGCCCAGATGGTTTTGGCGGGTTCTTTGCTTGGCGTATCGCTGCCCACCTTCCTGATCGGCATCCTGCTGATTCTGGTGTTTTCGGTGCAACTGGGCTGGCTGCCCAGTTATGGACGGGGAGAGACGGTCAGCCTGGGCTGGTGGACCACGGGTTTCCTGACAGCCAGCGGCTGGAAACATCTTATCCTGCCCTCGATCACGCTGTCCCTGTTCCAGATGACCCTGGTGTTGCGTCTGGTGCGTTCCGAGATGCTGGAGGTGCTGCGTACGGATTACATCAAGTTCGCCAAGGCCCGAGGCCTCAAGCGCCGCGCCATTCATTTCGGCCATGCGCTCAAAAACACCATGGTCCCGGTTATCACCATCACCGGCTTGCAACTGGGCGGCATCATCGCTTTTGCCATCGTGACCGAAACCGTGTTCCAGTGGCCGGGCATGGGTCTGCTGTTCATTCAGGCCGTGCAGTATGCCGATGTGCCTGTCATGGCGGCCTATCTCTGTCTGATCGCCCTGATTTTCGTAGTGATCAATCTGGTGGTTGATCTTTTGTATTTCGTGGTGGATCCGCGCCTGCGTTCCGGATTGACGCGCCAAGGAGGGGGACACTAA